The window ttgcacagtaagtttcataaaacagtttaaaattagggcaacaagggaaaaaaatctacaaattcaggtAACAgagttagtttttaaattttaaatattaaacactaacttaaataccatttgactaactgtcaaaactgtgatgttctcaaaatatcaagtagaaagttattacaaatatcagcaTTACTATAGGAATGACCAATGgtattaaatattttcctgatttcaggaaaatataaagaaacaaataattttacaattaacatgaaaatcttaaccacctaaagtGGATATcatagttagcttaaccataggcatattgtaataaaatctaaataatcattgCAAACCTTGTTTATAtatgtttcataaatcaatttaaagttaaagcaaggaaggaaaaatctaaatacagatatcagagtttcttaaattctaaattttaaacactatcttaaataacATTTGattatcaaaactgtgtgtgttctcaatatattaagaaagtttttacaaataTCAGCTTTGCTATTGTAGTGACCTATGTaactgaacattttcaaattcttgatttcagaaatttattttatctaatattactgtggctgcctatagtttttctttactatttttttgttgtaaaatattacatatcgtacaaagcaaagaaagaaaaaagaaaaattttcaaagcacatttcaacaagcagctacagcaAATGTCCCAgtgtttgttatgggctaccattccctcatctcagagttttccttcttgctgctccaaaacacagAAGGCTTTACCAGAGTtgtaataatgaaatcatacagtatctgttcttttgtgtctggcttatttcactcagcattatgtccttaaggttcatccatgtcgtcatatgttttgggacatcatttcaactaattgctgcataatattccatcatatgtatataccacatgttgtttatccacttgtctgttggcggacacctggattgtttccatctcttggcaattctgaattgtgccactatgaacatcggtgtgcataTCTctctttgtgtcactgccctcaactttTCTGGGAATATACCAAATATTGAtattgtcaggtcatagggcaactcaatatttaattttctgaggaatcaccagactaacttccacagtggctaaaccattatacattcccaccagcagtgaataaataagtgttccaatttctccacatcctctccaacatttatagtttcctgttcgtttaatagcagccattcttataggtgtgagatgagatCTCTTTGTCGTCTTAATTTGCATGGCCTTTACAGTCTATGAAGAtaagcagctcttcatgtgctttttagccacctgcatttgctcggaaaagtgtctattcatgttttctgcccattttcaaattgggttgtttgttcttttgttgttgggctgcataatttctttatgtacacaggatatcaagcctttatgcAATacatggttcccaaatattttctcccagtgagttACCTGCCCCTTTGCCTTTTTTAACAaactcctttgaggcacagaaactcttgatcttaaggagtttccatttgtctatttttttcttttgcttctcttgcatagatataaaatttaaaaagctacctcctattactagatgtGGAAGAtgcttacctacattttcttctagaagttctatggtactggctcttacatttaggtcttcaatccattttgaattaatatttgtatagAGTATAAGTTAggagttctctttctttttttggctattgaaattcattctcccatgctcatttagtGAAaagaaatctgtagggcaggctgtgaagctgacgattccaatggaaggtctggatgaactccacaggagaggctcaccagccgaagcaggaagagagcctgtctcttctgagtcctccttaaaaggcctccagtgattagattaagcatcactcattaaagaagacgctcctcttggctgattacaaatggaatcagctgtggatatagctgatgtgatcatgatttaattctattaaatgtcctcatagcaaaagacaggacaacacttgcccaaccagacaaacaggtaccaccacctggccaagttgacacatgaacctgaccatgacacaaacaaactagacaacttggatgaaatggacaaattcctaaaatgcACGAATTACCTatacagaagaaatagaagatctcaacaaactaactagaagtaaagagattcaattagttatcaaaaatcttcccacaaggaaaatcctaagaaaagaTGGCTTTTATCAAACATAAAATTTGaatgttatcaaacattccaaaaagagctagcatcaatcctgatcaaactcttccaaaatatcgaggaaaaaggaatactacctaactcattttatgaagctaacatcactctaacatCAAAGTTGGATAAAGGagggacaagaaaagaaaactacagaccagtctccctactgaacatagatgcaaaaattcttacaaaatactagcaaattgaatccaatgccacattaaaaaaattatatgtcaTGATAAAGTAGGATtcacaccaggaatgcaagagtggttcaacataagaaatcagTCAACCTAATAGAGCacgttaacaaattgaaaggtaaaAAACACattgatcatatcaattgatgctgaaaaagcattcgacaaaatccagcatccttttctgacaaaaatacTCCTAAAGCTAGGAATTGAAGGAGCCTTTCTTAATATCACAAAGGGCATATATtacaaacccatagccagcatcatacttaatggtgagagattgaaagcattcccacTAAGAttgggaacgagacaaggatgcctattgtcaccaccattatttaatattgtgacagaagttctagctggagggATTAGACAGGAGAACTAAATAAAACGTATCCTAataggaagaagggaagaagtaaaacttttactatttgcagattacatgatcctatacttagaaaaccttgagaactctacaacaaagttacttgagctaacaaacaaattcagcaaaagtggtgggatacaagattaatgggCCTTTATGTTTTATATGAGGAATAAAACAATCAGCATTATAGAAATATAGCCTTTAAACTAGAATAAATAGATCATGAGCTCATATTTCTTATGtgaaaagtagaagaaataaatgggTATTGTTAAATATTTCAGCATCTATGATGCATAAGGAGCTAAGATGAGGCCCCGTAACATGTGGCCTCTGCCCTCACGGATCTTAAATTCctgaacaatgaaaaaagaaatgatttattAAGTGGTATaataatatttaaacattttgtcaCTTTGAACATCTGTTTTATTAAATGGAACATATAATTATATGCAACTTAATTTATCTCCAGAAGACtattccaaataaaaaatggCTTTGTGATAGTAATATTAATGTGTATTCTTTAAGCCATAATTTTGTTATTCATCAGCAGTAATACTTGCTCATTCTAGTCAGCATGACtttattaaataagttaattgatatatattatgttattagaatattatatattatcaCAGTATTAGAATAAAATCTTTTCATTAATGAATTGTGGAAAATTAATCAATTCtcatttttcaatatatatttatatatctttcttGCAAAATAATAGTTTTAAGATCTCTTCATATCTTATTCAATTACTTgtataattgtaaaataattttatgaaagccatggcaaaaaaataagaaaggaaggaaagaaaaaagaaaaagagagcccaTGAAGTAGCTATTTAATTTCCcaggatttgtttgttttgttttgctattttggCCCAAATCTAGTTATATCCAAGAAAGAATATCTGACATCAGAACAATGTTTCTTATGTTTATTGTAGCAAAATGTTGAGAACCCTTTCCATGGAGGATGGTTTGCATAGATGGATTGATTAGTTATCTTAGCTTTAgaaaaaaatggggaatttatgaAAGGTTCATGGATAGGGCTGGCTTCAGGTGGTTAAAGGTCAAATGGTATTGGAGGGATCTGACTGTACAAGTTTTGTCTCCCTGGGTTTGTTCCATTCGGATTTTCATGGAGGCTTCTGGCATCTTCAGGCTCAATGCCAAGTCCAGGTAAGTTCCACCCCAATTAGGGAAATCCTGGTCTCTGGATCAGATTTTACCCTACTGGCCTCACAAGATCCATGCTCAGCTCTGTAGACAGCGCTGACCGTCTGTGGGTAGAGGGTGGAGGACAGGCTTTGCACCCATTGCTGGGATGTCAGGCCAGGCTGTGGGCATTGCTTGATCTCTAGACTTTGTTATTTAGACGTGTGGAACGTGGGCCTCCATTTAGACTCTGACCCCAAGTCCTTCGCATGTGAGGGGCAGGCCTGATGAGGGTAATGGTAAGAATGTTGGTCTTCAACCTGACAGCAGTGAAAGCCACTTAAAAGGGCTTAAGCAGGAAAGAGACAAGATCAAACCATAGGTTTGTTCATTGTCGGGTTTTTCACACCTTACTGCGATATAGTTGACATACACTAAATTGCTCATAAATAATACACTTGATAAATTTTGATATACCCATGAAACCCTTACTACAatcaaatgaaaaggaagaaaatgaaaaggaagaaattgtctGCACAATACATATCCATGTAAAGGGTTCTGGTTCTTACCGTTCAGTAATTAGaagacaagcaatccaattaaaataggcaaaaggttTGAACAGTGACTTCGctcaagaaaatatacaaatggcagagaagaacatgaaaatatgctcaatatcTTAGTTACTATGGAGATACAGATTTGtatttcaaaaggtcattccagtTGAATGCAGTGAAAGCATCAAAGGAGAACAGGAGTGAATGCAAGAAGAAGAGTTAAGAGGCAACTGCCATAGAATGAGTAAAAGACAGTGAGTGGTTGCTTGAATGAAGATGGTGGTCATGGAGATAGAAGGAGAATGACAAATCAGAGAATATTCAGGAGGCAAAATAGGGCTTGACATGAGTTTGATTTTAAAGgatgaaatgttaaaatgagTCTGAGATTTCTGGCTTGTGCAGTTGGATGCACAATGGTGCCGTTCAGAGGCACAGTGAAAACCCAAGGGGGACCAGGTATGGGGGAAGATTGTGAGTTTATGTTAAATGAGTATCTTTGAGGTACTATTGAGATGACTAAGTTGCGTTTTAGAACTAGTAGTTGGAGTAAGATACATTCTGAACCTTGTCTGGTGTATTTGGTGGGTGCAGAAGCCAGAATGCAGTGGCTGAGGCTTCACTGGGAGGGGAAAGAGAGCAGCAGGCAGCAGCAGGTCGGACCCCTCTGCTCCGTCTCTAAGAGAGGCAGGAGAGCAGCTTTCTACCAGATTATGCTAGTAAAGGGGGAAGACTATCAGGGTGAAGGGGAGCATCAAAGTCCATCTTAAAATACTCTACTTAGAATCCCTGAGGTATTTTGCTATTTTGGGGGTACCCTGAGCTAATGTGGTGCAGAGCAAACTGAAGCCAAAGTTTCTTACTCCCACTATGCTCAattcctgccctccccctccccgttTCCCCCAAGGACAGACATTGCATTGTGTAGACTGGCCTTGGGAAATCGGGAGGGCCTTTAGTGCAGGTCATTTAAAATCTTATTAAATGGTCTTCTATCCAGATTCCATAATGTgttgaaggaggaaagaaagaaaggaacttcttttttttttttttttatccagttttGTTCCTCATTAGAGAATTCTGACCATATTCTTTCTTAGGTCCCTTTTCCATCTCAGTCTGGTTCTCACATTCTTGGAAAGGACAACGGGGGTCATTAAATTCCTTCGACTGGTGTTGGGAAGAAACCAAAAATTAGTTTAGCTTCCACTGATACCCGGTTGGGGTAGAAGTCCCAGTCGAGCAGTGGAACTAGGAAAGGCATTTACACCCCTCACCTCTTTCCCCGGGTTGGCATATTCCAGCTTGTGTTTTGCTCTCCCTGTaaagatgagagaaaataaaaggcacTATTCAGCCTCCTTGGGCTGAAAAGTCTGGcatttcagtgatttttcttAAGGGGGTCCTCATTTGTAACCAGCTTCACCACTAACGGAAATCAATCTGAATGCCCTATTAtgcatcctttttctttcctcacaGTCTGAAATTGCCTTTGCCAAGTTTTCGAGCTGAACCTGAAAGACCCTCTCTCATTTTCGCGTTCTCCGCCCCCAGCTCCATGGACTCCCCGCAGAGCTTTCTCAGGACTAGGGGCCgagtggggcggggtggggggagtagGAACCCGACCTACTCCGCTGACCCAGTGGCCTGAGCCAATCACAAAGAGGATCAGAGCCTCAGTCTAGTCCCGCGTGCCACCCCCCTGCACCCGGGAAGAGGGACGCTGGAGGGGTGGTTTGCAACCCGTCTTGGGCTCTTCGCCAGCCTCTTTCCCCCATAAGAACGCAGGAGCTGCAAAGAGGTCGTCTGAATTCCAGCGGCAGTAAGATCGCAAGAtcctctctcctgcctccttCATCCTTTCTAGAAGCCAAGTGGGGAAAGGGACAAGAATGGTGGAGGCGTTCTGTGCCACCTGGAAGCTGGCGGACAGCCAGAACTTTGATGAATACATGAAGGCTCTGGGTAGGTACAGTTAAGACGCGCTGTTCTCTTCCTAACCTGCAGCTTCAGGTCTTTGCAgagtcctttgtttttttttttttttccaccatcaGATTAGTCGCAGACAAAAGGCAGGTCGGTCACCTTGCGGTAACGGGAAGCATGCATTTCCCACTGAATGGATCTTTACTGTGGCATTTGCCTGCTTTCTTGCCCAGGACCAAACACGAACAGAGTATCTGCTCTTCTGTGGAGGATGTGAGCGCTTCTGTatctctttcagtttttcttcagtGTCCACTTGTGCTCAAACCAGTATTGGGTGATTAATGGGCAGACCAGGCCCTAATGAAACTTAGTTTCTAAACCTCGATGCCAGCCCTGGAAGCAGCGTCCTGCTCTGAGCACTGCTGTGGAAGCAGCGCTGACCGTATTGTATTCCTTTGCTATTTTAGGTGTGGGCTTTGCCACTAGACAGGTGGGAAATGTGACTAAACCGACAGTGACCATCAGTCAGGAAGGGGACAGAGTGGTGCTCAGGACGCAGAGTACGTTCAGAAACACAGAGATCAGTTTCCGTCTGGGAGAAGAGTTTGATGAAGCCACTGCCGACGACAGGAACTGTAAGGTGAGAAGCCACTTCCTGGGGGCGGGGTGGCGAGGAGGGAATAAAAGGGAGCGATTTCCTACCTTCCCCTTTCTAGAGGGAGGGCTGGGAAATGTTTCCATAACTTCAACTCAGGAAAG is drawn from Tamandua tetradactyla isolate mTamTet1 chromosome 5, mTamTet1.pri, whole genome shotgun sequence and contains these coding sequences:
- the FABP7 gene encoding fatty acid-binding protein, brain, coding for MVEAFCATWKLADSQNFDEYMKALGVGFATRQVGNVTKPTVTISQEGDRVVLRTQSTFRNTEISFRLGEEFDEATADDRNCKSVITLNGDKLVHVQKWDGKETNFVREIKDGKMVMTLTFGDVVAVRHYEKA